The Mixophyes fleayi isolate aMixFle1 chromosome 1, aMixFle1.hap1, whole genome shotgun sequence genome includes a region encoding these proteins:
- the LMNB2 gene encoding lamin-B2 isoform X1 — MAASTPSRSVPQALQSRARGSSTPLSPTRITRLQEKEDLRHLNDRLAVYIDRVRSLELENDKLMVEISEKEEVTTREVSGVKALYETELADARNVLDETARDKARLQIELGKYRSDLDETTKNFKKKDADLLLAQQRNKELEALYSSSEAKLNTALDQKRNLEADLADLNARLAKAEEAHAVAKKQLEKETLMRVDAENRCQSLREDLEFRKNVYEEEFKETRRRHERSLVEVDKGQKYDHESKLAQALEELRKQHDEQVDIYRDELEQNYQAKLDNIKSSSDHNDQAAETAREELTEARMRMETLGYQLTGLQKQLSAAEARVCELEELLSSDRNKYRKLLDHKEKEMAALRDHIQMQLTEYQELLDVKLALDMEINAYRKLLEGEEERLKLSPSPHSNVTLSRVTSSSSSSATHQSSSKRKRMEAEESEEGGDIQTSGSWSRIFTRGSSRSGGFEGSGTITSGRSSSSKFQISQQSTMTGNITIEEIDLEGKFIHLKNHSDKDQSLGSWRLKLNIGDKDMVYKFTPKYVLTANQSVKIYSADAGVAHNPPSILVWKNQSSWATDSNIKISVMNSEDEQVAVRTVSKSVLSSVEEDEVDEEAEFGEEDLFHQQGDPHTKSTSCYLM; from the exons atggctgcctccactcccaGCCGTTCTGTGCCTCAGGCATTGCAGTCCCGGGCACGGGGGTCGTCCACGCCGCTCTCTCCAACTCGCATTACACGCTTGCAGGAAAAGGAAGATCTGCGGCACCTCAATGACCGCCTGGCAGTCTACATAGACCGGGTGCGATCCCTGGAGTTGGAGAATGACAAGCTGATGGTTGAGATCTCCGAGAAGGAGGAGGTCACCACCCGGGAG gttaGTGGGGTCAAGGCTCTGTATGAGACTGAGCTTGCTGATGCTCGTAATGTTCTAGATGAAACTGCTAGAGACAAAGCCAGGCTGCAGATAGAGTTGGGAAAGTATCGTTCAGACCTTGATGAGACAACTAAAAA CTTCAAAAAGAAAGATGCTGATCTGCTTCTTGCCCAACAACGCAATAAGGAACTGGAGGCCTTGTATTCTAGTAGTGAGGCAAAACTGAATACAGCCCTTGATCAGAAGCGAAATCTGGAAGCTGACTTGGCTGATCTGAATGCTCGGCTTGCAAAG GCTGAAGAAGCTCATGCTGTTGCAAAGAAGCAACTGGAAAAGGAGACTTTGATGCGTGTTGACGCTGAGAATCGCTGCCAGAGTCTGCGGGAGGATCTAGAGTTCAGAAAGAATGTTTATGAGGAG GAATTCAAAGAGACCAGAAGACGTCATGAACGTAGTTTAGTGGAAGTGGATAAGGGCCAAAAGTATGACCACGAGTCTAAATTGGCACAGGCCCTAGAAGAGCTCAGAAAACAGCATGATGAGCAAGTTGATATATACAGAGATGAGCTGGAGCAGAACTACCAGGCAAAG TTGGACAACATCAAGAGCTCTTCTGATCACAATGACCAGGCTGCAGAAACTGCCCGTGAGGAGCTGACGGAGGCGCGTATGCGGATGGAGACTCTCGGTTACCAGCTGACTGGTCTTCAGAAACAG TTAAGTGCAGCAGAGGCCCGTGTCTGTGAGTTGGAGGAGTTATTATCTAGTGACCGTAACAAGTACCGCAAACTGCTGGACCATAAGGAGAAAGAAATGGCAGCATTGAGAGACCATATACAGATGCAGTTGACAGAATATCAGGAATTGCTAGATGTGAAACTTGCTCTGGATATGGAAATAAATGCATACCGCAAGCTACTGGAAGGagaagaggaaag gtTGAAATTGTCTCCAAGCCCACATTCTAATGTTACACTGTCACGAGTCACCTCCAGCAGCAGCTCTTCTGCCACCCATCAATCTAGTAGCAAGAGGAAACGTATGGAAGCTGAAGAAAGTGAAGAAGGTGGCGATATCCAGACCTCTGGTAGCTGGAGTAGGATCTTTACGCGTGGTTCTAGCcgctctggtggatttgagggcTCTGGCACCATTACTAGTGGACGAAGTAGTAGCAGCAAATTCCAGATATCGCAGCAGTCCACAATGACTGGTAACATCACCATAGAGGAGATTGACCTGGAGGGAAAATTTATTCACCTGAAAAATCATTCTGACAAG GACCAATCTCTAGGCAGCTGGAGACTAAAGTTGAACATTGGAGACAAAGATATGGTTTACAAATTCACACCCAAGTATGTGCTGACAGCAAACCAGTCTGTCAAG ATATACAGTGCTGATGCAGGTGTTGCACATAACCCTCCTTCCATCTTGGTTTGGAAAAACCAAAGTTCTTGGGCAACAGATAGTAACATAAAAATCTCAGTGATGAACAGTGAGGACGAG CAAGTGGCGGTGAGGACAGTATCAAAATCTGTCTTGTCCAGTGTAGAGGAGGATGAAGTGGATGAGGAAGCTGAATTTGGGGAGGAAGACCTTTTTCATCAGCAG GGTGATCCCCATACAAAGTCCACAAGCTGTTATCTGATGTAA
- the LMNB2 gene encoding lamin-B2 isoform X2, protein MAASTPSRSVPQALQSRARGSSTPLSPTRITRLQEKEDLRHLNDRLAVYIDRVRSLELENDKLMVEISEKEEVTTREVSGVKALYETELADARNVLDETARDKARLQIELGKYRSDLDETTKNFKKKDADLLLAQQRNKELEALYSSSEAKLNTALDQKRNLEADLADLNARLAKAEEAHAVAKKQLEKETLMRVDAENRCQSLREDLEFRKNVYEEEFKETRRRHERSLVEVDKGQKYDHESKLAQALEELRKQHDEQVDIYRDELEQNYQAKLDNIKSSSDHNDQAAETAREELTEARMRMETLGYQLTGLQKQLSAAEARVCELEELLSSDRNKYRKLLDHKEKEMAALRDHIQMQLTEYQELLDVKLALDMEINAYRKLLEGEEERLKLSPSPHSNVTLSRVTSSSSSSATHQSSSKRKRMEAEESEEGGDIQTSGSWSRIFTRGSSRSGGFEGSGTITSGRSSSSKFQISQQSTMTGNITIEEIDLEGKFIHLKNHSDKDQSLGSWRLKLNIGDKDMVYKFTPKYVLTANQSVKIYSADAGVAHNPPSILVWKNQSSWATDSNIKISVMNSEDEQVAVRTVSKSVLSSVEEDEVDEEAEFGEEDLFHQQSTSAPNIAKLFFL, encoded by the exons atggctgcctccactcccaGCCGTTCTGTGCCTCAGGCATTGCAGTCCCGGGCACGGGGGTCGTCCACGCCGCTCTCTCCAACTCGCATTACACGCTTGCAGGAAAAGGAAGATCTGCGGCACCTCAATGACCGCCTGGCAGTCTACATAGACCGGGTGCGATCCCTGGAGTTGGAGAATGACAAGCTGATGGTTGAGATCTCCGAGAAGGAGGAGGTCACCACCCGGGAG gttaGTGGGGTCAAGGCTCTGTATGAGACTGAGCTTGCTGATGCTCGTAATGTTCTAGATGAAACTGCTAGAGACAAAGCCAGGCTGCAGATAGAGTTGGGAAAGTATCGTTCAGACCTTGATGAGACAACTAAAAA CTTCAAAAAGAAAGATGCTGATCTGCTTCTTGCCCAACAACGCAATAAGGAACTGGAGGCCTTGTATTCTAGTAGTGAGGCAAAACTGAATACAGCCCTTGATCAGAAGCGAAATCTGGAAGCTGACTTGGCTGATCTGAATGCTCGGCTTGCAAAG GCTGAAGAAGCTCATGCTGTTGCAAAGAAGCAACTGGAAAAGGAGACTTTGATGCGTGTTGACGCTGAGAATCGCTGCCAGAGTCTGCGGGAGGATCTAGAGTTCAGAAAGAATGTTTATGAGGAG GAATTCAAAGAGACCAGAAGACGTCATGAACGTAGTTTAGTGGAAGTGGATAAGGGCCAAAAGTATGACCACGAGTCTAAATTGGCACAGGCCCTAGAAGAGCTCAGAAAACAGCATGATGAGCAAGTTGATATATACAGAGATGAGCTGGAGCAGAACTACCAGGCAAAG TTGGACAACATCAAGAGCTCTTCTGATCACAATGACCAGGCTGCAGAAACTGCCCGTGAGGAGCTGACGGAGGCGCGTATGCGGATGGAGACTCTCGGTTACCAGCTGACTGGTCTTCAGAAACAG TTAAGTGCAGCAGAGGCCCGTGTCTGTGAGTTGGAGGAGTTATTATCTAGTGACCGTAACAAGTACCGCAAACTGCTGGACCATAAGGAGAAAGAAATGGCAGCATTGAGAGACCATATACAGATGCAGTTGACAGAATATCAGGAATTGCTAGATGTGAAACTTGCTCTGGATATGGAAATAAATGCATACCGCAAGCTACTGGAAGGagaagaggaaag gtTGAAATTGTCTCCAAGCCCACATTCTAATGTTACACTGTCACGAGTCACCTCCAGCAGCAGCTCTTCTGCCACCCATCAATCTAGTAGCAAGAGGAAACGTATGGAAGCTGAAGAAAGTGAAGAAGGTGGCGATATCCAGACCTCTGGTAGCTGGAGTAGGATCTTTACGCGTGGTTCTAGCcgctctggtggatttgagggcTCTGGCACCATTACTAGTGGACGAAGTAGTAGCAGCAAATTCCAGATATCGCAGCAGTCCACAATGACTGGTAACATCACCATAGAGGAGATTGACCTGGAGGGAAAATTTATTCACCTGAAAAATCATTCTGACAAG GACCAATCTCTAGGCAGCTGGAGACTAAAGTTGAACATTGGAGACAAAGATATGGTTTACAAATTCACACCCAAGTATGTGCTGACAGCAAACCAGTCTGTCAAG ATATACAGTGCTGATGCAGGTGTTGCACATAACCCTCCTTCCATCTTGGTTTGGAAAAACCAAAGTTCTTGGGCAACAGATAGTAACATAAAAATCTCAGTGATGAACAGTGAGGACGAG CAAGTGGCGGTGAGGACAGTATCAAAATCTGTCTTGTCCAGTGTAGAGGAGGATGAAGTGGATGAGGAAGCTGAATTTGGGGAGGAAGACCTTTTTCATCAGCAG TCAACATCAGCACCTAATATTGCCAAACTATTCTTTCTATAA